In a single window of the Streptomyces sp. NBC_00285 genome:
- a CDS encoding STM4011 family radical SAM protein → MDLTVLYRGPLASCDYDCPYCPFAKRRDSPAQLRSDRESLERFARWAGAQHEDRLSLLFTPWGEGLVRSWYRRTLAELSHLPHIGRVAIQTNLSCRTDWLAEADLNTLALWCTYHPGQTPYDRFLSKCAELAERGVRFSVGVVGLPGHLESARRLRADLPAHVYLWINAAEGYGYEDAEADEWTALDPLFPYSRHPHASAGLPCRTGESVISVDGAGTVRRCHFVRAELGNLYDGSYRTALRPRPCPLAVCDCHIGYVHLETLPLYDVFAGGVLERVPAAAVRAVRHSAQ, encoded by the coding sequence GTGGATCTGACCGTGCTCTACCGCGGCCCCCTCGCTTCCTGCGACTACGACTGTCCCTACTGCCCCTTCGCCAAGCGCCGCGACTCTCCGGCACAGCTCCGCTCGGACCGGGAGTCCCTGGAACGCTTCGCGCGCTGGGCCGGCGCCCAGCACGAGGACCGCCTCTCACTGTTGTTCACGCCGTGGGGCGAAGGCCTGGTGCGCTCCTGGTACCGCCGCACGCTCGCCGAGCTGTCCCACCTGCCGCACATCGGCCGCGTCGCCATACAGACCAACCTCAGCTGCCGTACCGACTGGCTCGCCGAGGCCGACCTCAACACCCTCGCCCTGTGGTGCACCTACCACCCCGGCCAGACCCCCTACGACCGCTTCCTCAGCAAATGCGCGGAACTGGCGGAGCGGGGCGTCCGCTTCAGCGTCGGCGTCGTCGGCCTGCCCGGACACCTGGAGTCGGCCCGCCGTCTGCGCGCCGACCTGCCGGCGCACGTCTACCTGTGGATCAACGCGGCCGAAGGGTACGGCTACGAGGACGCCGAGGCCGACGAGTGGACCGCGCTCGACCCCCTCTTCCCGTACAGCCGCCACCCGCACGCCAGCGCCGGCCTGCCCTGCCGTACGGGCGAGTCGGTGATCTCGGTCGACGGCGCGGGCACCGTGCGCCGCTGCCACTTCGTCCGCGCCGAACTCGGCAACCTCTACGACGGTTCCTACCGCACGGCTCTGCGCCCGAGGCCGTGTCCGCTGGCCGTCTGCGACTGCCACATCGGCTATGTCCATCTGGAGACCCTGCCGCTCTACGACGTCTTCGCGGGCGGAGTCCTCGAACGTGTTCCGGCGGCCGCCGTCCGAGCGGTCCGGCATTCAGCGCAGTGA
- a CDS encoding diacylglycerol/lipid kinase family protein, translated as MNATRAKDQAVRAGTEARNLARLALLCLAGVVVAVVAAGQLLLLLLGLAGLGLAGAGIWWAVAHRGVARVCGALLALAAPIAVLVLYAVSGLWPYAAAALGLWGAALASARSALRHLRAPRGGRSRSVRPPRRPVLIMNPRSGGGKVGAHGLVERAEALGARVILLDLDNDPDPAALARKALADGADLLGVAGGDGTQALVAGVAAEHGVPFMVLSAGTRNHFAMDLGLDRDNPVSGLDALKDGVEIRVDLGDVAGRPFVNTVSFGTYAEIVQSPEYRDAKTFTALDRLPDLLAGGAGARLTATADGQQLEAPQALLVSNNPYILADPLGVGRRSRLDGGELGVIAVRIEGAAQAAELALRGERASGITALASRRVIVEADTESIPVAVDGEALMLPQPVVCTVRPEALRMRVPKHRPGAPYTAPSVDWRRVVRLALGRAPLSTDKNQEQSDA; from the coding sequence ATGAACGCGACGAGAGCGAAGGACCAAGCGGTGCGGGCCGGCACCGAGGCGCGGAATCTGGCCCGGCTCGCCCTGCTCTGTCTGGCGGGTGTGGTCGTGGCGGTGGTGGCGGCGGGCCAGTTGCTGCTGCTGTTGCTGGGCCTCGCCGGTCTCGGTCTTGCCGGTGCGGGCATCTGGTGGGCGGTGGCGCACCGGGGAGTGGCGCGCGTCTGCGGAGCCCTGCTGGCGCTGGCCGCACCGATCGCCGTCCTGGTCCTGTACGCGGTCTCCGGTCTGTGGCCGTACGCTGCGGCGGCACTGGGGCTGTGGGGCGCGGCGCTGGCCAGCGCCAGGAGCGCCTTGCGTCACTTGCGCGCGCCGCGGGGCGGGCGTTCCCGCTCGGTCCGGCCACCGCGCAGGCCGGTACTGATCATGAACCCGCGGTCGGGCGGTGGGAAGGTCGGTGCGCACGGGCTGGTGGAGCGGGCCGAGGCCCTGGGCGCCCGGGTGATTCTGCTCGACCTCGACAACGACCCCGATCCGGCGGCACTGGCCCGCAAGGCTCTCGCGGACGGCGCTGACCTCCTCGGCGTGGCGGGCGGCGACGGCACCCAGGCCCTGGTGGCGGGGGTGGCCGCCGAGCACGGGGTGCCGTTCATGGTGCTGTCCGCCGGGACCCGCAACCACTTCGCGATGGACTTGGGCCTGGACCGCGACAACCCGGTGAGCGGCCTCGACGCTCTGAAGGACGGCGTGGAGATCCGGGTAGACCTGGGCGACGTGGCCGGGCGGCCCTTCGTCAACACGGTCTCCTTCGGGACGTACGCGGAGATCGTGCAGAGCCCCGAGTACCGGGACGCCAAAACGTTCACCGCGCTCGACCGGCTGCCCGACCTGCTGGCCGGCGGAGCCGGCGCCCGGCTGACGGCGACGGCGGACGGACAGCAGCTGGAGGCCCCGCAGGCGCTGCTGGTGAGCAACAACCCCTACATCCTGGCCGACCCGCTGGGCGTGGGGCGCAGAAGCCGCCTCGACGGAGGCGAACTCGGCGTGATCGCCGTGCGGATAGAGGGCGCGGCCCAGGCCGCCGAACTGGCGTTGCGCGGTGAACGAGCCAGCGGCATCACCGCGTTGGCCTCGCGGCGCGTGATCGTCGAGGCCGACACGGAGTCCATCCCCGTGGCCGTGGACGGCGAGGCTTTGATGCTGCCCCAGCCCGTCGTGTGCACCGTGCGGCCGGAAGCACTGCGGATGCGGGTGCCGAAACACCGTCCCGGCGCGCCGTACACCGCCCCCTCGGTGGACTGGCGCCGTGTCGTCCGGCTCGCCCTCGGCCGGGCCCCCCTTTCGACCGACAAGAACCAGGAGCAGAGCGATGCTTGA
- a CDS encoding MerR family DNA-binding transcriptional regulator: MSEPDRSLVPDAGVTTGLLAKRLGVSPTTLRSWDRRYGLGPAVREDGRHRRWSPGDIAMVFEMCRLTAAGIAPAEAARAAKRQAAAPSTASTPDVPVPGVTPVAQTAAPATAPASRSPSGLPLGNVRHECRGLARAAVRLDAAAVQEQLTLAIRTHGLVTAWEEILAPSLQAVGRKWESAGERYLEVEHLLSWHISATLRHVYVCAAPMRREPASAPVLLACLPGEQHTLPIEALSAALAERGVPTLVLGGSVPAEALFAATQRVGPGAVVLWSQSRATASMPLARHIAATRWGVRGARTHSRVLLAGPGWGRAPQGPGLLRPRGLGDALRQLEGQNPEGLVDAV, from the coding sequence GTGAGCGAACCGGACAGGAGCCTGGTCCCGGACGCCGGCGTCACCACCGGCCTCCTCGCCAAACGGCTTGGCGTGTCACCCACCACCCTGCGTTCCTGGGACCGCAGATACGGCCTCGGCCCGGCAGTGAGGGAGGACGGAAGGCACCGCAGATGGTCGCCGGGCGACATCGCCATGGTCTTCGAGATGTGCCGGCTGACAGCCGCCGGCATCGCACCGGCCGAGGCAGCGCGGGCCGCGAAAAGACAGGCCGCGGCGCCCAGTACGGCATCCACTCCTGACGTCCCCGTGCCCGGTGTCACGCCGGTGGCACAGACCGCGGCGCCCGCGACGGCCCCCGCCTCGCGCTCCCCCAGCGGCCTGCCGCTGGGAAACGTGCGGCACGAGTGCCGAGGGCTGGCCCGCGCCGCCGTACGGCTGGACGCCGCGGCCGTCCAGGAACAGCTCACCCTGGCGATCCGCACACATGGGCTCGTCACCGCCTGGGAGGAGATCCTCGCCCCGAGCCTCCAGGCCGTCGGGCGTAAATGGGAGTCGGCCGGAGAGCGCTACCTGGAGGTGGAACACCTGCTGTCCTGGCATATTTCGGCCACGCTCCGCCATGTGTACGTGTGTGCCGCACCGATGCGCCGCGAGCCCGCGTCCGCTCCCGTGCTGCTGGCATGTCTGCCTGGCGAGCAGCACACCCTGCCGATCGAGGCGTTGAGCGCGGCACTGGCGGAACGCGGCGTGCCGACACTCGTACTCGGCGGCTCCGTCCCCGCGGAAGCCCTCTTCGCGGCCACGCAACGCGTCGGCCCGGGAGCCGTGGTCCTCTGGTCGCAGTCCCGCGCCACCGCGAGCATGCCGCTGGCCCGGCACATCGCGGCGACCCGCTGGGGTGTCCGCGGTGCGCGCACGCACAGCCGGGTGCTCCTCGCGGGGCCCGGCTGGGGACGTGCCCCGCAGGGTCCCGGTCTGCTCCGGCCCCGTGGACTGGGCGACGCACTGCGGCAGTTGGAGGGACAGAACCCGGAGGGACTCGTGGACGCCGTGTAG
- a CDS encoding STM4013/SEN3800 family hydrolase: MNEVVGRHDILLVTLDTLRYDVAVELAAAGRIPHLARHLPDGRWEQRHAPGSFTYASHQAIFAGFLPTPASPGPHPRLFAASFAGSESTAQDTFVYDTPELVSGLAKAGYRTVCIGGVGFFNKRGPLGSVLPGLFHEAHWEPEFGVTSPHSFENQVARAEKVVAELPAEQRLFLFVNVSALHQPNWFHLSGATRETGDSRETHAAALEYVDRHIGRLFAAAGSRRRCFAIVCSDHGTAYGDGGYTGHRLGHESVWTVPYAHFFLDPAGTTTDTTDPTDPAEAAR; this comes from the coding sequence ATGAACGAGGTGGTCGGCCGGCACGACATCCTCCTCGTCACCCTCGACACCCTGCGGTACGACGTGGCGGTCGAACTGGCCGCCGCGGGCCGCATCCCCCACCTCGCACGCCACCTCCCCGACGGCCGGTGGGAGCAGCGCCACGCGCCGGGCAGCTTCACCTACGCCTCCCACCAGGCGATCTTCGCGGGCTTCCTGCCGACCCCGGCCTCCCCGGGACCGCATCCGCGACTGTTCGCGGCGAGTTTCGCGGGCAGTGAGAGCACCGCCCAGGACACCTTCGTGTACGACACCCCGGAGCTGGTCTCCGGACTGGCCAAGGCCGGTTACCGCACGGTGTGCATCGGCGGTGTCGGCTTCTTCAACAAGCGGGGCCCGCTCGGTTCGGTGCTGCCCGGACTGTTCCACGAGGCGCACTGGGAACCGGAGTTCGGCGTCACCTCGCCGCACTCCTTCGAGAACCAGGTCGCCCGCGCCGAGAAGGTCGTCGCCGAACTCCCCGCCGAACAGCGGCTGTTCCTCTTTGTGAACGTCTCCGCGCTGCACCAGCCCAACTGGTTCCACCTGTCCGGCGCGACCCGGGAGACAGGTGACAGCCGCGAGACGCACGCCGCCGCGCTGGAGTACGTGGACCGGCACATCGGCCGCCTGTTCGCCGCCGCGGGCTCCCGGCGCCGCTGCTTCGCGATCGTCTGCTCCGACCACGGCACCGCCTATGGCGACGGCGGATACACCGGCCACCGCCTAGGCCACGAGTCCGTGTGGACCGTGCCGTACGCCCACTTCTTCCTCGATCCCGCAGGTACCACCACGGACACCACCGACCCCACAGACCCCGCCGAGGCCGCCCGATGA
- a CDS encoding phosphatase PAP2 family protein, with product MLDQPQWEEPGARDLLRDLAALDQALYEAVTVTRTPALDHALRQLSAAADHSKISFAVAGLLALLPGRPRRAAALGVAAIGVASASANLLGKRLVRRPRPHRAVDSPFPGRHVPMPESASFPSGHTASAVAFAAAVGPALPAVTVPLGLLACAVGYSRIHTGVHYPGDVVAGAVLGTGAAAVVLAAAGRLGPARSKS from the coding sequence ATGCTTGACCAACCGCAGTGGGAAGAGCCGGGCGCCCGGGACCTGTTGCGCGATCTCGCCGCCCTCGACCAGGCGCTGTACGAGGCGGTGACGGTCACCCGGACACCGGCCCTGGACCACGCCCTACGGCAACTGTCCGCGGCGGCGGACCACTCCAAGATCTCGTTCGCGGTCGCCGGGCTGCTGGCGCTGTTGCCCGGCCGGCCGCGTCGCGCCGCCGCCCTCGGGGTCGCCGCGATCGGTGTCGCCTCGGCGAGTGCGAACCTGCTCGGCAAGCGCCTGGTGCGACGGCCGCGGCCGCACCGGGCGGTGGACTCGCCGTTTCCCGGACGGCATGTACCCATGCCGGAGTCCGCGTCCTTTCCCTCGGGTCACACGGCGTCCGCCGTCGCCTTCGCCGCGGCGGTCGGGCCCGCGCTGCCCGCTGTGACGGTTCCCCTCGGCCTGCTGGCCTGCGCGGTGGGCTACTCCCGCATCCACACCGGGGTGCACTATCCGGGCGATGTGGTCGCCGGCGCCGTACTGGGCACCGGCGCGGCGGCCGTCGTACTCGCCGCGGCCGGCCGACTCGGGCCGGCCAGGAGCAAGAGCTGA
- a CDS encoding DUF5914 domain-containing protein produces MKPRRPAGPGRYPLSLRRHPVRWERQLPTWRQARPGVIAEALKRAQMRPTGNWYVVGASRDVRGDRPLSGTVSGHEIVVWRSADGRLVAGPGVCPHLGAPLADSPVRCGTLVCHWHGLALNGTPFAGWEPLPVHDDGVLVWVRLDPAGGEPPLEVPVVPERPQLSRSVAAVYRAVGVCEPEDVVANRLDPWHGAWFHPYSFVDLTVVSTPDVDGPGADGPGADGPGADGPGADGSGAEGPGEDGFTVDVSFKVAGRLVVPVRAVFTAPGPRTVVMRITEGEGRGSVVETHATPLGPDSQGRPRTAVVEAVLACSDRPGFAAARTAAPVLRRIMAAAAGRLWRDDLAYAERRWALRSTGRFPG; encoded by the coding sequence ATGAAACCGCGTCGACCGGCGGGCCCCGGCCGCTATCCCCTGTCGCTGCGACGGCACCCGGTGCGCTGGGAGCGCCAGCTGCCGACCTGGCGGCAGGCCCGGCCCGGTGTGATCGCCGAGGCACTGAAGCGGGCTCAGATGCGCCCGACCGGCAACTGGTACGTCGTCGGCGCGAGCCGTGACGTGCGCGGTGACCGGCCGCTGTCCGGCACCGTGTCCGGCCACGAGATCGTCGTCTGGCGCAGCGCCGACGGACGGCTCGTGGCCGGTCCGGGCGTGTGCCCCCACCTGGGCGCGCCGCTCGCCGACAGCCCGGTGCGCTGCGGAACCCTCGTGTGCCACTGGCACGGACTGGCCCTGAACGGCACGCCGTTCGCCGGCTGGGAGCCGCTGCCCGTGCACGACGACGGAGTACTGGTGTGGGTGCGACTGGACCCGGCGGGCGGCGAGCCACCGCTGGAGGTGCCCGTCGTCCCGGAGCGCCCGCAGCTGTCGCGTTCCGTGGCCGCCGTCTACCGGGCGGTGGGGGTCTGCGAGCCCGAGGACGTGGTGGCCAACCGGCTGGATCCGTGGCACGGGGCCTGGTTCCATCCGTACTCCTTCGTCGACCTGACCGTCGTCTCGACGCCGGACGTCGACGGGCCGGGTGCGGACGGGCCGGGTGCGGACGGGCCGGGTGCGGACGGGCCGGGTGCGGACGGTTCAGGCGCCGAGGGGCCGGGTGAGGACGGCTTCACCGTGGATGTGTCCTTCAAGGTCGCCGGGCGGCTCGTGGTGCCGGTCCGGGCGGTCTTCACGGCCCCGGGGCCCCGGACGGTCGTCATGCGCATCACGGAGGGCGAGGGCCGGGGGTCGGTCGTCGAGACGCATGCCACCCCGCTCGGGCCGGACTCGCAGGGCAGGCCCCGCACGGCGGTGGTCGAGGCCGTCCTGGCCTGTTCCGACCGCCCCGGCTTCGCCGCGGCCCGTACGGCGGCCCCTGTCCTGCGCAGGATCATGGCAGCGGCAGCGGGGCGGCTGTGGCGTGACGACCTGGCGTACGCGGAACGGCGGTGGGCGCTGCGCTCCACCGGGCGGTTCCCGGGCTGA
- a CDS encoding STM4015 family protein, which translates to MTIGDHLDTLYRLPAHTFPGPDAKPDVLPEADSVAWRITSDVYDADEDWPDAFARFCATVDTTRVRALIVGAWQEAYDTDPSAVIEALLAARDDFPALRALFLGDMVMEECEISWINQTDVTPLLAGFPALEEFGVRGGSGLGFTALNHPALRRLVVETGGLPAAVVRGIGAGDLPALEELDLWLGTSDYGGDSEAADLEPILSGARLPRLRHLGLRNSELQDAVAAAVAAAPVLARLEVLDLSMGVLTDEGAIALLDGGSLTHLKKLDLHHHYLSKPVEDRVRQTLETEGVEVDLDRGDAEENAEDDGTVWRYVAVGE; encoded by the coding sequence ATGACCATCGGTGACCACCTCGACACGCTGTACCGGCTGCCCGCCCACACCTTCCCGGGCCCCGATGCGAAGCCGGACGTCCTGCCGGAGGCCGACTCCGTCGCCTGGCGGATCACCAGCGATGTGTACGACGCCGACGAGGACTGGCCCGACGCCTTCGCACGCTTCTGCGCGACCGTCGACACCACGCGGGTGCGCGCCCTGATCGTGGGCGCCTGGCAGGAGGCCTACGACACGGACCCGTCCGCCGTGATCGAGGCGCTGCTCGCCGCACGGGACGACTTCCCGGCACTGCGCGCGCTGTTCCTCGGCGACATGGTGATGGAGGAGTGCGAGATCTCCTGGATCAACCAGACCGATGTCACGCCGCTGCTGGCCGGTTTCCCCGCACTTGAGGAGTTCGGTGTGCGCGGGGGTTCGGGGCTGGGGTTCACCGCCCTGAACCACCCCGCACTGCGCAGGCTGGTGGTGGAGACGGGCGGCCTGCCCGCCGCGGTGGTGCGCGGGATCGGCGCCGGTGACCTGCCCGCACTGGAGGAGCTGGACCTGTGGCTCGGTACTTCCGACTACGGCGGCGACAGCGAGGCCGCCGACCTGGAGCCCATCCTGTCCGGCGCCCGGCTGCCGCGTCTGCGCCATCTGGGCCTGCGCAACAGTGAGCTGCAGGACGCCGTGGCCGCCGCCGTCGCCGCCGCTCCCGTGCTGGCCCGCCTGGAGGTCCTGGACCTGTCCATGGGCGTGCTGACCGACGAGGGAGCCATCGCGCTCCTGGACGGCGGGTCCCTCACCCACCTCAAGAAGCTCGATCTCCATCACCACTACCTCAGCAAGCCCGTCGAGGACCGCGTACGGCAGACCCTGGAGACCGAGGGCGTGGAGGTTGATCTCGACCGCGGGGACGCGGAGGAGAACGCGGAGGACGACGGCACGGTGTGGCGTTACGTCGCCGTGGGCGAGTGA
- a CDS encoding STM4014 family protein: MSIHSPVRARFAVVGNPENRRVTLFADGVRAAGLPGPRVVPWTDVLRDRGADFADDEIVRVDSPGENSEVDRLLRGAADPTRVEGSARWYAGFIAAVRGLRGGIRLDDPDDLAVLFDKRRCHAVLDAAGVPVPVSPTSGPGGAPVRGWDDVRLLMREHRMARLFVKPAHGSSASGVLAVESGGGRLRATTSVELTPDGRLHNSLKVRRYTRERDVAVIVDALAPDGLHLERWVPKASQQGRAADLRVVVVAGRATHAVVRTSRSPLTNLHLGGSRGDLDGARQAVETAGARWTDLLEVCERAASCFPGTLCVGVDLLPAVGWRRAFVGEVNAFGDLLPGLLGLPGSGAETQDTYGAQVTAALRAHARPGPLSPHRTGTLHA, translated from the coding sequence GTGAGCATCCACTCCCCCGTCCGGGCGCGATTCGCGGTGGTCGGCAACCCCGAGAACCGGAGGGTGACCCTCTTCGCCGACGGCGTCCGCGCGGCCGGACTGCCCGGCCCGCGCGTCGTGCCCTGGACCGACGTCCTGCGCGACCGGGGAGCGGACTTCGCCGACGACGAGATCGTCCGGGTCGACTCCCCCGGTGAGAACTCCGAGGTGGACCGTCTGCTGCGGGGTGCCGCGGATCCCACACGGGTGGAGGGTTCGGCCCGTTGGTATGCCGGGTTCATCGCCGCCGTGCGCGGGCTGCGGGGCGGCATCCGTCTGGACGACCCCGACGACCTCGCCGTGCTGTTCGACAAGCGCAGGTGCCACGCCGTGCTCGACGCCGCCGGCGTGCCCGTCCCCGTCTCGCCCACCTCGGGTCCGGGCGGTGCGCCGGTGCGCGGCTGGGACGACGTACGCCTGTTGATGCGGGAGCACCGGATGGCCCGGCTCTTCGTCAAGCCCGCCCACGGCTCGTCCGCTTCGGGCGTTCTCGCCGTCGAGAGCGGCGGTGGCCGGCTCCGGGCCACCACCTCCGTGGAGCTCACCCCGGACGGGCGACTGCACAACTCGCTCAAGGTGCGCCGCTACACACGCGAACGGGACGTCGCCGTCATCGTGGACGCGCTCGCGCCCGACGGGCTGCACCTGGAACGCTGGGTGCCCAAGGCCTCCCAGCAGGGCCGCGCCGCCGATCTGAGGGTGGTCGTGGTGGCCGGCCGTGCCACCCACGCGGTGGTCCGCACCAGCCGCTCGCCCCTGACCAACCTCCACCTCGGGGGCAGTCGCGGTGACCTCGACGGGGCGCGGCAAGCCGTGGAGACGGCCGGTGCCCGCTGGACCGACCTGCTCGAGGTGTGCGAACGGGCCGCGTCCTGCTTCCCGGGCACCCTGTGCGTCGGCGTGGATCTGCTGCCTGCCGTCGGCTGGCGCCGGGCCTTCGTCGGCGAGGTCAACGCCTTCGGCGATCTGCTGCCTGGGCTTCTCGGCCTGCCCGGAAGCGGCGCCGAGACCCAGGACACCTACGGCGCACAGGTGACGGCCGCCCTGCGCGCCCACGCCCGGCCCGGCCCGCTCTCCCCGCACAGAACAGGAACACTCCATGCCTGA
- a CDS encoding STM4012 family radical SAM protein produces the protein MTTDQRTGPYQHYVYAYPHKTAYRPLPERPALTSLWAAEDKSALSLYLHIPFCEIRCGFCNLFTRIGAPDGLTGAYLDALERQADAVREALGDTDGVRFATAAFGGGTPTFLTAPELARLCDLAEHRMGADLRAIPLSVEASPATATADRLAVLAERGTTRLSLGVQSFVDSEARAAVRPQRRSDVEEALARVREAGIPVLNIDLIYGIDGQTERTWLHSLDAALAWRPEELYLYPLYVRPLTGLDRHRRDTGADPAWDEQRLRLYRAGRDHLLAQGYVQQSMRMFRRADAPSQGADDYACQSDGMIGLGCGARSYTSRLHYSFDYAVGMHEIRGIIDDYVASTDFARAEVGHRMDAGETRRRHLLQSLLQAEGLDGDDYRARFGAGPADDFGAELDVLAGRGWLDDSTGVRLRLTPDGLAHSDAIGPDLFSPAVRAAMAAYERK, from the coding sequence ATGACCACCGACCAGCGCACCGGCCCCTACCAGCACTACGTCTACGCCTACCCCCACAAGACCGCCTACCGCCCGCTCCCCGAGCGTCCCGCGCTGACGTCGCTGTGGGCGGCGGAGGACAAGAGCGCCCTCTCCCTGTACCTGCACATCCCGTTCTGCGAGATCCGCTGCGGCTTCTGCAACCTCTTCACCCGCATCGGCGCCCCCGACGGCCTGACGGGCGCCTACCTGGACGCGTTGGAACGTCAGGCCGACGCCGTACGCGAGGCTCTCGGGGACACGGACGGCGTCCGGTTCGCCACCGCGGCCTTCGGCGGCGGCACCCCCACCTTCCTCACCGCGCCGGAACTGGCCAGGCTCTGCGACCTCGCCGAGCACCGCATGGGCGCCGACCTGCGCGCGATCCCCCTGTCCGTCGAGGCCTCCCCCGCCACGGCCACCGCCGACCGCCTCGCCGTCCTCGCGGAGCGCGGCACCACCCGGCTCAGCCTGGGGGTGCAGAGCTTCGTCGACTCCGAGGCCCGGGCCGCCGTACGCCCCCAACGCCGTTCCGACGTCGAGGAGGCCCTCGCCCGCGTCCGGGAGGCCGGCATACCCGTTCTCAACATCGACCTGATCTACGGCATCGACGGCCAGACCGAGCGCACCTGGCTCCACTCCCTGGACGCCGCCCTGGCATGGCGGCCCGAGGAGCTGTACCTGTATCCGCTGTACGTCCGGCCCCTGACCGGCCTCGACCGCCACCGCCGCGACACCGGAGCGGACCCGGCCTGGGACGAACAGCGGCTGCGCCTGTACCGGGCGGGCCGCGACCACCTCCTCGCGCAGGGCTATGTCCAGCAGTCCATGCGCATGTTCCGGCGGGCCGACGCCCCGTCGCAGGGGGCCGACGACTACGCCTGCCAGAGCGACGGCATGATCGGTCTCGGCTGCGGTGCCCGCTCCTACACCTCCCGCCTGCACTACTCGTTCGACTACGCGGTCGGCATGCACGAGATCCGCGGGATCATCGATGACTACGTCGCCTCGACGGACTTCGCCCGCGCCGAGGTCGGTCACCGCATGGACGCCGGCGAGACGCGCCGACGGCACCTCCTGCAGTCCCTCCTCCAGGCCGAGGGCCTGGACGGCGACGACTACCGAGCCCGCTTCGGCGCCGGTCCCGCCGACGACTTCGGCGCGGAGCTCGACGTCCTCGCGGGTCGCGGCTGGCTCGACGACAGCACCGGCGTGCGGCTGCGGCTCACGCCGGACGGACTCGCCCACTCCGACGCGATCGGACCGGACCTGTTCTCCCCCGCCGTACGGGCCGCCATGGCCGCCTACGAGAGGAAGTGA